A DNA window from Aspergillus nidulans FGSC A4 chromosome V contains the following coding sequences:
- a CDS encoding uncharacterized protein (transcript_id=CADANIAT00003690), translated as MADRELNILSLDGGGVRGLSTLHILKSIMEAIDREHPPKPCDFFDMIGGTGSGGLLALMLGRLKMDIDQCIIGYTRLCKHVFGRKKRLSLTGMSPMSMSKRKAKHDGKKLATALKSILRELGHEDRDILLQDVDLSCRVFVCVTDASTQKLVPLSTYPSKYCPNELYKSAKIWEAGVATFANPALFEPIALGPARRRYIDSSSQANNPIREVWIEAKNVWRLTTLESQLRCLVSIGTGQHTINRGSGRKTSGVGGVFGFAKSAEVVVDPEVETNKFIQEHSELDDEGRLFRFDVPNGLAEIGLDAVDEIETIVDATQDYLAKELVYKQVRRCGKALARPGDSEVSFPIRR; from the exons ATGGCAGATCGCGAACTCAACATCCTCTCCCTCGATGGCGGCGGCGTGCGCGGCTTGTCAACGCTGCACATCCTCAAGAGCATCATGGAAGCAATCGATCGCGAGCATCCGCCGAAACCGTGCGACTTTTTCGATATGATTGGTGGAACAGGGTCTGGCGG GTTGCTGGCGCTCATGCTTGGCCGGCTGAAGATGGATATCGACCAGTGCATCATCGGATACACGCGACTCTGCAAGCACGTCTTCGGTCGCAAGAAGCGGCTCTCTTTGACCGGAATGAGTCCGATGTCAATGTCGAAACGTAAGGCAAAGCATGATGGCAAGAAACTGGCGACCGCGCTGAAGAGTATTCTCCGCGAACTGGGGCACGAGGATCGGGATATACTCTTGCAGGATGTGGATTTGAGCTGTCGCGT CTTCGTCTGCGTTACCGACGCCTCAACCCAGAAACTGGTACCCCTTTCCACTTACCCGAGCAAATACTGCCCGAACGAGCTCTACAAGTCGGCAAAAATCTGGGAGGCCGGTGTAGCGACGTTTGCCAATCCGGCCCTCTTCGAGCCCATCGCTCTGGGTCCCGCGCGCCGCCGCTACATCGACTCCTCTTCGCAAGCAAATAACCCCATCCGCGAGGTCTGGATCGAAGCGAAAAACGTCTGGCGCCTTACAACCCTTGAGTCGCAGCTGCGGTGTCTTGTCTCTATCGGTACGGGACAGCATACAATCAATCGAGGGTCAGGCCGCAAGACAAGCGGCGTCGGCGGAGTGTTTGGATTCGCGAAAAGCGCTGAAGTTGTAGTCGATCCCGAGGTCGAAACGAACAAGTTCATCCAGGAACACAGCGAGCTTGATGACGAGGGCCGGCTATTCCGTTTCGATGTGCCGAATGGCCTCGCGGAAATTGGTCTTGACGCCGTGGATGAGATAGAGACGATTGTGGATGCGACGCAGGATTACCTGGCCAAGGAGCTGGTCTACAAGCAGGTTAGACGCTGTGGGAAGGCATTGGCTAGGCCGGGGGATAGTGAGGTCTCTTTTCCAATTCGGCGGTGA
- a CDS encoding DUF3140 domain-containing protein (transcript_id=CADANIAT00003691), which yields MVKDSSTVIDEFNGLVNMTADELRDWLKEEHSQSSGWKNESGSGETIGHESGRKIVSILEHNPSKDPDGYSDEDIDHMRRVVSYCKRHLAQEEKAKQDTGSKSYRSLKNWGHDALKE from the exons ATGGTCAAAGACAGCAGTACCGTTATTGA CGAATTCAACGGCTTGGTCAACATGACTGCTGACGAGCTTCGCGACTGGCTGAAAGAGGAACACTCGCAGTCGTCAGGATGGAAGAACGAGTCAGGTTCGGGCGAGACGATTGGGCATGAGAG CGGCCGTAAAATCGTCTCCATCCTCGAGCATAACCCGTCGAAAGACCCTGATGGGTATTCAGACGAGGACATCGATCATATGCGTCGCGTGGTCTCGTACTGCAAGAGACACCTTgcgcaggaggagaaggcaaagcAGGATACGGGGAGTAAGAGCTATCGCAGTTTAAAGAATTGGGGACATGATGCGTTGAAGGAGTAG
- a CDS encoding flavin-containing monooxygenase (transcript_id=CADANIAT00003692): protein MASNASPPSNDKDSLDGNGNDFAIDESFFAFTPRRLRVVCVGAGFSGLIMAYKLKHERPLSFVDFTIYEKNPEVGGTWYENVYPGVGCDIPIPFMHMPIASLIVKDSYIFYFNPNPDWSQCYAKGPEIQQYILDTAERYGLRERIQFKTKVISSIWNDKEGKWDLRLQRGKEVFEDKADVLINGSGVLNKPDQKGGRDPSYDWTDKRIAVIGNGSSGLQVVPALQPKASKIVNYIRHPTWISVNIAGDITKDHRGTNFAYTEEEKKLYRENPEAFLEYRKYVERSVNSVFKIMLSGSEENKFLSNLVSHVMRERLSKNPYLIEKLIPDYEIGCRRLSPGDGYLEAMQADNARFCFNRIVCITPQGIRTVSESGTESDEEFDLIVCATGFNTSFIPAWTLIGRDGRRLDHEWKEIPTAYFSLCAGGMPNYFVFGGPNAPIGHGSNPLIMAWNADYMLDWIEKIATEDIKSVVVKDSIVHAFNRYAAENLKRCVWSKGCTAWYNKQNGSGEGNTVTALYPGSALHYKEYIKTIRGEHFDIRYNTSNPFRFLGNGELEMERNGGDTAYYLQ, encoded by the exons ATGGCGTCAAATGCCAGTCCTCCTTCTAATGACAAAGACAGTCTGGATGGTAATGGCAATGACTTTGCAATTGATGagagcttcttcgccttcaccCCGCGCAGACTCCGCGTTGTGTGCGTCGGCGCCGGATTCTCAGGCCTGATAATGGCGTACAAGTTGAAACATGAGCGGCCGCTCAGTTTTGTCGATTTTACTATCTATGAGAAGAATCCTGAAGTTGGAGGAACGTGGTATGAGAATGTTTACCCGGGGGTGGGATG TGACATCCCCATTC CATTTATGCACATGCCTATCGCGTCGCTAATTGTGAAAGATAGCTACATCTTCTACTTCAACCCGAACCCCGACTGGTCGCAGTGCTACGCCAAGGGCCCGGAGATCCAGCAGTACATCCTGGACACGGCAGAGAGGTACGGACTGAGGGAGAGGATTCAGTTTAAGACGAAAGTCATCAGCTCAATCTGGAACGATAAGGAGGGCAAATGGGACCTGAGGTTGCAGCGTGGAAAGGAGGTGTTCGAGGATAAGGCTGACGTGTTGATTAATGGAAGCGGAGTGCTCAA CAAGCCTGATCAGAAAGGGGGCAGGGACCCTTCCTACGACTGGACAGATAAGAGAATCGCTGTCATCGGTAACGGCTCGTCAGGTCTCCAAGTCGTCCCAGCGCTTCAGCCAAAGGCTAGCAAGATCGTCAACTACATCCGGCACCCAACCTGGATATCCGTGAACATAGCTGGCGACATCACAAAAGACCACAGAGGGACAAATTTCGCCTAcacagaagaggagaagaagttgtACCGCGAGAACCCTGAGGCATTCCTAGAGTACCGAAAGTATGTCGAGCGCAGCGTTAACAGCGTGTTTAAAATCATGCTCTCAGGCTCAGAGGAGAACAAATTCCTCTCCAACCTCGTCAGCCACGTGATGCGAGAGCGTCTTTCGAAAAACCCGTATCTGATTGAGAAACTCATACCTGATTACGAGATCGGCTGTCGGAGACTCAGTCCAGGGGATGGGTACCTGGAGGCCATGCAAGCCGACAATGCGCGGTTCTGTTTCAATCGTATAGTTTGCATCACTCCCCAAGGGATTCGCACAGTATCAGAGTCTGGGACAGAGTCGGATGAAGAGTTCGACCTGATCGTTTGCGCAACAGGCTTTAACACCTCCTTCATCCCCGCCTGGACGCTCATCGGCCGAGACGGGCGCCGTCTCGATCACGAGTGGAAGGAAATCCCCACAGCATATTTCTCGCTCTGTGCAGGAGGAATGCCAAATTATTTTGTGTTTGGGGGGCCGAATGCGCCAATAGGGCATGGATCTAACCCTCTAATAATGGCCTGGAATGCCGACTATATGCTAGACTGGATCGAGAAGATTGCAACGGAAGATATAAA GTCTGTTGTCGTGAAAGACTCCATTGTCCACGCCTTCAACCGATACGCAGCAGAGAATCTAAAGCGTTGTGTGTGGTCCAAGGGGTGCACCGCCTGGTATAACAAGCAGAATGGCTCTGGAGAGGGAAATACCGTCACCGCATTGTATCCGGGGAGTGCTCTGCACTATAAAG AATACATCAAGACCATCCGCGGCGAGCACTTTGATATCCGGTATAATACGTCAAATCCGTTCCGGTTCCTGGGAAAtggagagctggagatggaaaggaatGGCGGGGATACGGCTTATTACCTGCAGTGA
- a CDS encoding uncharacterized protein (transcript_id=CADANIAT00003693): MLRKKEAYTSITPIPPSVPRQLAIDILHSHSEIITLSPLVLSHQPVKAPRNAPAEEYYLTWYEITERVQYVPGMGKLGSGKISFKGCFHDEPWGLVTHVYAPLGIDLRHRYRIVDSMDESVLKSGAEESPPAPGEAGKGLYLCVDTEMECNITLMPLVKGQQRAALKALVDRFVKKAELLDAGVLQAGTTEDGKLRTWNPADRSSSTAMMQPTSSTPLYPGPGEMSPRSSLYQAPSSPTGYPQRGSVSSQGTNLQYGRENRQSFVVELPADTPNEPVYRPYRPETTTGKSTELPDSSSRFQPGYPAELPAGKFGNSLLRLMPIKH, encoded by the exons ATGCTTCGCAAAAAAGAAGCATACACTAGCATAACCCCTATACCTCCGTCTGTCCCCCGTCAACTAGCGATCGACATCCTGCACAGCCACAGTGAGatcatcaccctcagccCTCTCGTCCTCTCGCATCAACCCGTCAAAGCGCCCCGAAATGCTCCAGCTGAGGAGTACTATCTCACCTGGTACGAGATCACCGAACGGGTGCAGTACGTCCCGGGGATGGGCAAGCTGGGCTCGGGAAAGATCAGTTTCAAGGGATGTTTCCACGATGAGCCCTGGGGATTAGTGACGCATGTATATGCGCCATTGGGGATCGATCTGCGGCATCGGTATCGCATCGTAGACAGCATGGACGAGTCGGTGCTCAAGTCaggtgcagaagagagcCCGCCAGCACCGGGCGAGGCCGGGAAGGGCCTTTACCTGTGTGTGGACACCGAGATGGAATGCAATATCACGCTCATGCCTCTGGTGAAGGGGCAGCAGAGAGCCGCTCTGAAAGCGCTCGTTGATCGATTCGTGAAGAAAGCGGAGCTTCTTGATGCCGGGGTCCTGCAGGCTGGCACGACGGAAGATGGGAAGCTGAGGACGTGGAATCCGGCTGACCGGAGCAGCTCGACGGCCATGATGCAACCGACATCTTCGACTCCCCTGTATCCGGGTCCTGGTGAGATGTCGCCAAGGTCATCGTTGTATCAGGCGCCTTCGTCGCCGACGGGATATCCACAGCGGGGGTCCGTATCATCCCAGGGAACAAACTTGCAGTATGGGCGCGAGAATCGACAGAGCTTTGTCGTGGAACTACCAGCTGATACTCCTAATGAGCCGGTTTACCGGCCTTATCGACCTGAAACCACGACTGGCAAGTCTACGGAGCTGCCAGATAGCTCTTCGCGGTTCCAGCCGGGGTATCCAGCCGAGCTACCAGCAGGGAAATTTGGGAATAG TTTACTACGGCTTATGCCGATTAAGCATTGA
- a CDS encoding intradiol ring-cleavage dioxygenase (transcript_id=CADANIAT00003694): MHLRNLLQLTLLPALVVSHPGHEEKLATRELLNYKSHLRRSLDACARSFEESGLSARAVSRRAQLANAYRKHQLTARDTADVLSTSHLSNESYTLSTPESEIFSADSTCTLNPEGETGPFWVSGELVRTDILEDEPGVPVVIEYQFVDVSTCQPIADLYADTWSCNATGVYSGVSGKNGNADDETILQKTFLRGVGKTDEEGVVTFKTLFPGHYSGRTTHHHVIAHLNATLLPNNTLTGGSVPHIGQLFWDQDLIYAVEATEPYNTNTVAITTNEEDRVFSDETSRTTSDPVFNYVYLGESLEDGLLGWVTVAVDLSAEYSPAYSFVWTESGSEAVSGHSDDNVSGGGAGGPGESGAPGGEPTSVPTGAPTGGAGF; the protein is encoded by the coding sequence ATGCATCTCAGGAATCTTCTGCAGTTGACGCTTCTCCCTGCCCTGGTGGTGTCCCACCCAGGCCACGAGGAGAAGCTCGCCACACGAGAACTGCTCAATTACAAATCGCACCTTCGCCGCAGCCTGGATGCCTGCGCCCGCTCTTTTGAAGAGAGTGGCCTCAGCGCGCGCGCCGTTTCCCGGCGTGCCCAGCTTGCCAACGCCTACCGCAAGCACCAGCTGACCGCGCGCGACACCGCTGACGTGTTGAGCACTTCTCACCTCTCGAACGAGTCCTATACGCTGTCCACGCCCGAGTCTGAGATCTTCAGCGCCGACAGCACCTGCACCCTGAACCCGGAAGGCGAGACCGGCCCTTTCTGGGTCAGCGGCGAACTGGTGAGGACCGACATTCTGGAAGACGAGCCCGGCGTCCCCGTCGTGATCGAGTACCAGTTCGTGGACGTGAGCACCTGCCAGCCCATCGCGGATCTGTACGCCGATACTTGGAGCTGCAATGCGACGGGTGTGTACTCGGGGGTCTCCGGTAAAAACGGCAATGCTGACGACGAGACGATTCTGCAAAAGACCTTCCTACGCGGCGTTGGCAAGACCGACGAAGAGGGTGTCGTCACTTTCAAGACCCTCTTTCCGGGCCACTACTCTGGCCGCACGACGCACCACCACGTCATTGCGCATCTGAATGCTACGCTTCTCCCCAATAACACCCTCACTGGTGGCTCGGTGCCACATATCGGGCAGCTTTTCTGGGACCAGGATCTTATCTATGCGGTGGAGGCGACGGAGCCGTACAATACTAACACGGTGGCTATTACGACTAACGAAGAGGATCGGGTATTCAGCGACGAAACGAGCAGGACCACCTCTGATCCGGTCTTCAATTATGTCTACCTCGGCGAGAGTCTCGAGGACGGTCTACTTGGATGGGTGACAGTTGCTGTGGATCTGTCTGCTGAGTACTCGCCTGCCTACAGCTTTGTCTGGACTGAGAGCGGCAGCGAGGCTGTCTCCGGACACAGCGATGATAACGTGAGCGGCGgcggtgctggtggcccTGGCGAATCTGGAGCTCCTGGTGGAGAGCCTACGAGTGTTCCTACTGGCGCACCTACCGGTGGTGCTGGATTCTGA